In one window of Streptomyces griseus subsp. griseus DNA:
- a CDS encoding DUF4307 domain-containing protein: MTAVREATPAGRYGRTDDQRADRRLKIVGSVLGVALLGVVGWIGYGYVTGQGISAELIKFDIVSDTRTEAHLEVRKGSEVDGYCTVRALSKDGSEVGRKEARFGPGASRIDELLVMRTRARATAVELTGCTGGDSPAG; the protein is encoded by the coding sequence ATGACGGCGGTTCGCGAAGCCACGCCCGCGGGGCGGTACGGCAGGACCGACGACCAGCGTGCGGACCGCAGGCTGAAGATCGTCGGTTCGGTGCTGGGCGTCGCGCTGCTCGGCGTGGTCGGCTGGATCGGCTACGGCTATGTGACCGGCCAGGGCATCAGCGCCGAGCTGATCAAGTTCGACATCGTCTCCGACACACGGACCGAGGCCCACCTCGAAGTGCGCAAGGGCAGCGAGGTCGACGGCTACTGCACCGTACGGGCCCTGAGCAAGGACGGCAGCGAGGTCGGCCGCAAGGAGGCCCGCTTCGGCCCCGGTGCGAGCCGGATCGACGAGCTCCTCGTGATGCGGACCCGGGCCCGGGCCACCGCGGTGGAGCTCACGGGCTGCACGGGCGGCGACTCTCCCGCCGGCTGA
- a CDS encoding tetratricopeptide repeat protein, producing the protein MRDSHRAEAERLLVRAVEEEARRTGGRTDPGVLMARARAALDTIAAGAGEEYAAYTQALDAAAAGDRPLSERLSREALGTPLLVTGVAAVAAFGADLAFGTTTGPALGAGAVVAVAGAATTVAKATASHWPAAHRRAGAAGQPGGAEQLRLQWLSALEVRGIRPYLDQQRMLTPTTRASQQRKPSVVRQLRGGDRSAAARARVVLEQSFGHLPSTEGPFTGRRAELGQIAQWVHAARASTRTRPTVVVLHGEPGSGRTTLAVRAAHALKDQFKGACVVDLRGQVSGESPLPTRDALLHLLNRLGAPREQLLFRDGTTPGAPARRDGAPGNSGPAQAAAYGKSAAEQHVRRLGELYHQHLTGTPVTIVLDDATDAEQVRTLIPERSDSLVIITAREPLELPEDVPAWVHHLPVGPLDAGGAEELLREVAGGEESGPYDYPATDAVVELCGGLPLALRVAASALGARTRSALAEDLRAYGPVSPVDRTLWLRYTDQNEAARRLLRRLALAGRASLGAAAAAALLAADEQEAGRRLEELTRAGLLTHVRGSRYRLHDLVRGFALARLLDEEEPAERAAAHERLLTSYAELANAVIRMVDGKMSTRAGQFGSHGFGSLDSALRWLDDESSFITSALRHTEGVDQSTVLNLLGALCDYCLLRGDLYRLGEISELTRSVDQGLLERSVQWRTGIAARQLGELDKARTTLSSVVGLYREADNDAGAALALCSLGITLHHQGNLTEAAARLGEALELQASASQAEDRAWTLHALAAVERDRGNLARALALLDTALTLHREGESLHGEAWTRFQLGQVRLRTGEVAAAEEALSTALELYGRTRDGRGEAWAITQLARARLLDGDPEAALEQLRDALARHRDNEDARGEAWTLYYLGQALEEAGDTVEAVRELERARTMFSRMRDVYGLACARHHSGRVTRDQRAAQTGNLRNSGFARQLLMDARADFRRIGVAHGEAWACLELALIDAGNGRAAQALALCDEAVELFVSYGDERGRDWARFLRCTLLPYASPGGSEVGTVVAQQELAELAAAHHPARDSGLERCAETFAVVLSRGVDLEDGWQAWRLGLIPTRHSREVMGVRTSAGPSGV; encoded by the coding sequence ATGCGGGACAGCCATCGGGCGGAAGCCGAAAGGCTGTTGGTGCGGGCCGTGGAGGAGGAGGCGCGTCGCACGGGTGGCCGGACGGACCCCGGTGTGCTGATGGCGCGGGCGCGGGCGGCTCTGGACACCATCGCGGCGGGGGCGGGCGAGGAGTACGCCGCGTACACGCAGGCACTCGACGCGGCGGCGGCCGGTGACCGTCCCCTCTCCGAGCGGCTCAGCCGGGAGGCGCTGGGGACTCCACTGCTGGTCACAGGGGTCGCGGCCGTCGCCGCGTTCGGGGCGGATCTGGCGTTCGGCACGACCACCGGTCCCGCCCTCGGCGCGGGCGCGGTCGTCGCGGTGGCCGGCGCCGCGACGACCGTGGCGAAGGCGACCGCCTCGCACTGGCCCGCCGCCCACCGCCGCGCCGGAGCGGCCGGACAGCCGGGCGGGGCCGAGCAGTTGCGGCTCCAGTGGCTTTCCGCGCTGGAGGTACGGGGCATCCGCCCGTATCTGGACCAGCAGCGGATGCTCACCCCCACCACCCGCGCGTCCCAGCAGAGAAAGCCCTCTGTCGTACGGCAGTTGCGCGGCGGTGACCGCAGTGCAGCCGCCCGTGCCCGGGTCGTGCTGGAGCAGTCCTTCGGCCATCTGCCCAGCACCGAAGGGCCGTTCACCGGCCGGCGGGCCGAGCTGGGACAGATCGCCCAGTGGGTGCACGCCGCCCGCGCCTCCACGCGGACCCGCCCCACCGTCGTCGTGCTGCACGGCGAACCGGGGTCCGGACGCACGACGCTCGCGGTGCGGGCGGCGCACGCGCTCAAGGACCAGTTCAAGGGCGCCTGCGTGGTCGACCTGCGGGGCCAGGTCAGCGGGGAGAGTCCGCTGCCGACCCGGGACGCCCTGCTCCACCTCCTCAACCGGCTGGGCGCCCCGCGCGAGCAGCTCCTCTTCCGGGACGGCACCACGCCCGGAGCCCCCGCCCGACGCGACGGGGCTCCCGGCAACTCCGGTCCCGCGCAGGCGGCGGCGTACGGGAAGTCCGCCGCCGAACAGCATGTGCGGCGCCTCGGCGAGCTGTACCACCAGCACCTCACCGGGACCCCCGTCACCATCGTGCTGGACGACGCGACCGACGCCGAGCAGGTCCGCACCCTGATCCCGGAGCGCTCCGACAGCCTGGTCATCATCACCGCCCGGGAGCCGCTGGAGCTGCCCGAGGACGTGCCGGCCTGGGTGCACCACCTGCCGGTCGGCCCGCTGGACGCGGGAGGCGCCGAGGAGCTGCTGCGCGAGGTGGCCGGGGGCGAGGAGTCGGGGCCGTACGACTATCCGGCCACCGACGCCGTCGTGGAGCTGTGCGGCGGGCTGCCGCTGGCGCTGCGGGTGGCCGCGTCCGCGCTCGGGGCCCGTACCCGCAGTGCGCTCGCGGAGGACCTGCGGGCGTACGGTCCGGTCTCCCCCGTGGACCGGACCCTGTGGCTGCGCTACACCGACCAGAACGAGGCGGCCCGCCGGCTGCTGCGGCGGCTCGCGCTGGCGGGCCGGGCCAGCCTCGGGGCGGCGGCCGCCGCTGCCCTGCTGGCGGCCGATGAGCAGGAGGCCGGGCGGCGGCTGGAGGAGCTGACCCGGGCCGGGCTGCTCACCCACGTTCGGGGCTCGCGCTACCGGCTCCACGACCTCGTGAGGGGCTTCGCCCTGGCCCGGCTCCTGGACGAGGAGGAGCCCGCCGAGCGGGCAGCCGCCCATGAGCGGCTGCTGACGAGCTACGCGGAGCTGGCGAACGCCGTGATCCGCATGGTCGACGGGAAGATGTCGACCCGGGCCGGACAGTTCGGCTCGCACGGCTTCGGTTCGCTGGACTCGGCGCTGCGCTGGCTGGACGACGAGTCCAGCTTCATCACCTCCGCGCTGCGCCACACCGAGGGCGTCGACCAGTCCACCGTCCTGAACCTCCTGGGCGCGTTGTGCGACTACTGCCTGCTGCGCGGCGACCTCTACCGGCTGGGTGAGATCAGCGAGCTGACGCGCTCCGTCGACCAGGGGCTGCTGGAGCGCTCGGTGCAGTGGCGTACGGGGATCGCGGCGCGGCAGCTCGGTGAGCTGGACAAGGCCCGCACCACGCTCTCCTCGGTGGTCGGCCTCTACCGGGAGGCGGACAACGACGCGGGCGCGGCCCTCGCCCTCTGCTCGCTCGGCATCACCCTGCACCACCAGGGCAACCTCACCGAGGCCGCCGCCCGGCTCGGGGAGGCGCTGGAGCTCCAGGCCTCCGCCTCGCAGGCCGAGGACCGGGCCTGGACCCTGCACGCGCTGGCGGCCGTCGAACGCGACCGGGGCAACCTGGCCCGCGCGCTCGCCCTGCTGGACACCGCGCTCACCCTGCACCGCGAGGGCGAGTCGCTGCACGGGGAGGCGTGGACGCGCTTCCAGCTCGGCCAGGTCCGCCTCCGTACCGGCGAGGTGGCGGCGGCCGAGGAGGCCCTGTCCACCGCCCTGGAGCTGTACGGCCGCACCCGCGACGGGCGCGGCGAGGCCTGGGCCATCACCCAGCTCGCCCGGGCCCGGCTGCTGGACGGCGACCCGGAGGCCGCCCTGGAGCAGCTCCGCGACGCGCTGGCCCGGCACCGGGACAACGAGGACGCGCGCGGTGAGGCGTGGACGCTGTACTACCTGGGCCAGGCGCTGGAGGAGGCCGGCGACACCGTGGAGGCCGTACGGGAGCTGGAGCGGGCCCGGACGATGTTCTCCCGGATGCGGGACGTGTACGGGCTCGCCTGCGCCCGCCACCACTCGGGCCGGGTCACCCGCGACCAGCGGGCCGCGCAGACGGGGAACCTGCGCAATTCGGGGTTCGCCCGGCAGCTCCTGATGGACGCGCGGGCCGACTTCCGGCGCATCGGGGTGGCGCACGGGGAGGCGTGGGCCTGCCTGGAGCTGGCGCTGATCGACGCGGGCAACGGCCGGGCGGCCCAGGCGCTCGCGCTGTGCGACGAGGCGGTGGAGCTGTTCGTCTCGTACGGGGACGAGCGCGGGCGCGACTGGGCCCGGTTCCTGCGGTGCACGCTGCTGCCGTACGCCTCGCCGGGCGGCAGCGAGGTGGGCACGGTGGTGGCCCAGCAGGAGCTGGCGGAGCTGGCCGCCGCGCACCACCCGGCCCGGGACTCCGGTCTCGAGCGGTGCGCGGAGACGTTCGCGGTGGTCCTGAGCCGGGGTGTGGACCTGGAGGACGGCTGGCAGGCGTGGCGGCTCGGCCTGATCCCGACCCGCCACTCCCGCGAGGTCATGGGCGTGCGGACCTCTGCCGGCCCGTCCGGCGTCTGA
- a CDS encoding DUF6531 domain-containing protein produces the protein MTLAERRKQVAKDRHELSPMRGYMNAPERKAKGTPHGRPDTERIKRGPGAEAGAAAQRLAAAPGNPVSVSAWATAYPGMLSIGGQVKLPQRGSTYTGMWLYVLDEAGSPVVQQEIKKSTDDPSGDTPDTGAWCYDWWSSNSYPTDQCFWWAGGELGGILEDGKKYYAWVFLNNADGSSPGGTTSPLVGAFYTPGIPGAAAGICTCYAQAHRADPVNTATGMFYEQLIDASLTGPGVPLTLERTYRSDSTSTGLLGRGWATPFDARLTLATGKATYRTGDGASFVFTQASDGTYTAPAGTTAKLVKGTSTYTVTTPDHTVRTFDSAGLLTSVVSAAGKGLSLTYASSKLASVKDAAGRTTSFTPSADGLLSKVGLPDGTSVSYGYTDGLLTSVTDPAGRTSSYAYDTKKRLSSYTDPAGGKVSNVYDSAGRIKSQTDQNSKTTTFTWDGKSESHTTAPDGGVWTDVYASNVLMETIDPYGKSITYDYNRQLRPAAITDRRGNTTAMTYDTAGRMLTRTAPVALGYKESWGYDTAGNLTSHTDGRGNKTTYAYTANRLTSATDPTGGKTLYTYTALGSLETVTSPRGKVTTYGYDAAGNRTSVTTPLGAKTTFTYDKAGRVLTRTDPRGNVSGADPAAYTTKYTYDGRGLLSSATDALGRTTTYEYNGAEQLTSVRNPAGDTATLGYDNAGNLTRTIDQAGKSLTRTYDASGRLASETDAAGGRTTYMYDKVGRLLSSVSPRGNDSGADPAAYTTSYVYDAAGNLTETTGPTGATTKRTYDAINRPLVVTDPLGHTTGYTYDANNNVTKTTDAAGKTTTAVYDKNNRLSSSTDQLSKTTTYAYDTEGNLLSRTSPLGHKSSWTYDGDGRRATAVDPRGNGTGADPAQYTTTYGYDPAGNPTKVTGPLGGVTTTAYDALGKVVGRKDADGRTTSYGYDDLDQLIKVTAPDGAVTAYGHDKLGNLTERTDANGHVTAYGYDAVHRLTSVTDPLERKTTYAYDAEGNVTGKTTPRGTTGYAYDPRGLLTKIDYSDATPDATFGYDDAGQLTARANSKISEDFVYDAVGNLTKTRGFAYTYDAAGQMLTRKYSDGNTITYTYDADGNTATMAADGKTTTYTWDPAGNLVTSALPNTETENRTYDRAGRVTAVTATKAGATVTKTALTLSAAGLPSRVEVTRASVGTGGYDLTYDAVGRLTSGCAPQPWVTGCAASRTTSYTYDKVGNRLTSTLGTASTSYTYDAADQLTSTTTGIATTAYDHDAEGNRTKAGADTYTYDLAGQISAATVAGAAYTYDHDASGNQVTTAKDGAVTNRTQWDPNAPLPILATEYDSAWAVKQSYRYDPLGQPTATKTGAGALFYYHHDTQGSPVDVADSTGTLYQRWAYDSFGTRVLNTTTSGAPASTPSYTGARYETSTGNLDLHARQYDTATGRFTRSDPADRDLSTPYVSAYAYADNVPSVLTDPSGLTPDDPNNDRVDSLGEALGIFGDAFVDVAKSPFVFLGDLEDAFTGENGGAGAFIDRYLPVRPAYRLYRAEYMLRQQGCDALADLYAETADELAQQLVLTGVGGLTGWRRTAVATERELQSGGSSFRRPRSEMDFELEWADHAYAAIRADAQLDRVAQTAASHGYSAADINQIYNHLFVESHQLDAGILRFDANPRIARAWERLQNGNPHPSDFDLLAHELYESNWMRQHGDQNYRRAHQATLDAGRTWDEHAPAADGIGFR, from the coding sequence ATGACGCTGGCCGAGCGCCGCAAGCAGGTCGCGAAGGACCGGCACGAACTGTCGCCCATGCGGGGCTACATGAACGCGCCGGAGCGCAAAGCCAAGGGCACCCCTCACGGGCGGCCGGACACGGAGCGCATCAAGCGTGGCCCCGGCGCCGAGGCGGGCGCGGCTGCGCAGCGCCTCGCCGCCGCGCCCGGGAACCCGGTTTCGGTGTCGGCCTGGGCGACCGCGTACCCCGGCATGCTGTCGATCGGCGGGCAGGTGAAGCTGCCGCAGCGGGGATCGACGTACACCGGGATGTGGCTGTATGTCCTGGACGAAGCGGGCTCCCCCGTCGTTCAGCAAGAGATCAAGAAGTCCACCGATGACCCCAGCGGGGACACCCCGGACACCGGCGCCTGGTGCTACGACTGGTGGTCGAGCAACTCCTACCCCACTGACCAGTGCTTCTGGTGGGCCGGCGGTGAACTGGGCGGAATCCTGGAGGACGGCAAGAAGTACTACGCCTGGGTCTTCCTGAACAACGCCGACGGCTCAAGCCCGGGCGGGACCACCTCGCCACTGGTGGGGGCTTTCTACACGCCCGGCATTCCCGGCGCAGCGGCGGGCATCTGCACCTGTTACGCCCAGGCCCACCGCGCCGACCCGGTCAACACGGCGACCGGCATGTTCTACGAGCAACTCATCGACGCCTCTCTGACGGGTCCGGGGGTGCCGCTGACCCTGGAGCGCACCTATCGGTCGGACTCGACCTCCACCGGTCTGCTGGGGCGCGGCTGGGCGACGCCGTTCGACGCGCGGCTGACCCTCGCGACGGGGAAGGCGACATACCGGACGGGTGACGGGGCGTCATTCGTGTTCACGCAGGCGAGCGACGGCACGTACACCGCCCCGGCGGGCACGACGGCCAAGCTGGTCAAGGGGACGAGTACGTACACGGTCACCACCCCGGACCACACTGTGCGGACCTTCGACAGTGCCGGTCTGCTGACCTCGGTGGTCAGCGCGGCGGGCAAGGGCCTGAGCCTGACGTACGCGTCAAGCAAGCTCGCCTCCGTCAAGGACGCCGCCGGTCGCACCACCTCCTTCACACCAAGCGCCGACGGACTGCTGTCCAAGGTGGGCCTGCCGGACGGTACATCGGTCTCGTACGGCTACACCGACGGTCTGCTGACCTCGGTCACCGACCCGGCCGGCAGGACGTCCTCGTACGCGTATGACACGAAGAAGCGGCTGTCGTCCTACACCGACCCGGCCGGCGGCAAAGTCAGCAATGTCTACGACAGCGCGGGCCGTATCAAGTCCCAGACCGACCAGAACAGCAAGACCACCACGTTCACCTGGGACGGCAAGAGCGAGTCGCACACCACCGCACCCGACGGCGGCGTGTGGACCGACGTCTACGCCAGCAACGTCCTGATGGAGACGATCGACCCGTACGGCAAGAGCATCACCTACGACTACAACCGTCAGCTGCGCCCGGCCGCCATCACCGACCGGCGCGGCAACACCACAGCGATGACGTACGACACCGCGGGGCGGATGCTCACCCGCACTGCGCCGGTTGCGCTCGGCTACAAGGAGAGTTGGGGCTACGACACCGCGGGCAACCTCACGAGCCACACTGACGGCCGCGGCAACAAGACGACATACGCTTACACCGCGAACCGGCTGACGTCGGCGACGGACCCGACGGGCGGCAAGACCCTCTACACATACACCGCGCTCGGCTCGCTGGAGACCGTGACGAGCCCGCGCGGCAAGGTCACCACGTACGGGTACGACGCCGCGGGCAACCGGACGTCGGTCACCACCCCGCTGGGTGCGAAGACGACGTTCACTTATGACAAGGCGGGCCGCGTCCTGACCAGGACGGACCCGCGCGGCAACGTCTCCGGTGCCGACCCGGCCGCGTACACCACGAAGTACACCTACGACGGCCGTGGTCTGCTCAGCTCGGCCACGGACGCCCTGGGCCGTACGACGACCTACGAGTACAACGGCGCAGAGCAGTTGACATCGGTGCGCAACCCTGCGGGCGACACCGCCACCCTCGGCTACGACAACGCGGGGAACCTGACCCGGACCATTGACCAGGCTGGCAAGTCCCTCACCCGCACCTACGACGCGAGCGGACGGCTCGCCTCCGAGACCGACGCGGCCGGCGGCCGAACCACCTACATGTACGACAAGGTCGGTCGGCTGCTCAGCAGCGTCTCGCCGCGCGGGAACGACTCCGGCGCCGACCCGGCCGCCTACACCACGTCCTACGTGTACGACGCGGCTGGCAACCTCACCGAGACCACCGGTCCCACGGGCGCGACGACGAAGAGGACCTACGACGCGATCAACCGGCCGCTCGTGGTCACGGACCCGCTGGGCCACACCACCGGCTACACCTACGACGCCAACAACAATGTCACCAAGACCACCGACGCCGCAGGCAAGACGACCACCGCCGTCTACGACAAGAACAACCGCCTCAGCAGCAGCACCGACCAGCTGAGCAAGACCACGACTTACGCCTACGACACCGAAGGCAACCTGCTCAGCCGCACCTCCCCGCTCGGTCACAAGTCGAGCTGGACCTACGACGGCGACGGCCGCCGAGCCACCGCGGTCGATCCGCGCGGCAACGGCACCGGCGCCGACCCCGCCCAGTACACGACAACGTATGGCTACGACCCGGCGGGCAACCCCACCAAGGTCACCGGCCCGCTCGGCGGCGTCACCACCACCGCCTACGACGCCCTCGGCAAGGTCGTCGGACGCAAGGACGCTGATGGGCGCACCACCTCTTACGGCTACGACGACCTGGACCAGCTGATCAAGGTCACCGCCCCCGACGGCGCGGTAACCGCCTACGGTCACGACAAGCTCGGCAACCTCACCGAGCGCACCGACGCCAACGGCCACGTCACCGCGTACGGCTACGACGCGGTGCACCGCCTCACTTCGGTCACCGACCCACTGGAACGGAAGACGACCTACGCATACGACGCGGAGGGCAACGTCACCGGGAAGACCACGCCCCGCGGCACCACCGGCTACGCGTACGACCCGCGCGGTCTGCTCACCAAGATCGACTACTCGGACGCCACCCCCGACGCGACCTTCGGCTACGACGACGCCGGGCAGTTGACCGCCCGCGCGAACTCCAAGATCTCCGAGGACTTTGTCTACGACGCGGTCGGCAATCTGACCAAGACGCGTGGCTTCGCCTACACCTACGACGCTGCCGGGCAGATGCTCACCCGCAAGTACTCCGACGGCAACACGATCACGTACACGTACGACGCCGACGGCAACACCGCGACGATGGCGGCCGACGGCAAGACCACCACGTACACCTGGGACCCGGCGGGCAACCTGGTCACGTCGGCCCTGCCCAACACCGAGACCGAGAACCGCACCTACGACCGGGCGGGCCGGGTCACGGCGGTGACCGCCACCAAGGCGGGCGCCACGGTCACCAAGACGGCGCTGACACTGTCCGCGGCGGGCCTGCCCTCGCGCGTGGAGGTCACCCGGGCCAGCGTCGGCACCGGCGGCTACGACCTCACCTATGACGCGGTCGGCCGGCTCACCTCCGGCTGCGCGCCGCAGCCCTGGGTCACCGGCTGCGCCGCCAGCCGCACCACGTCCTACACCTACGACAAAGTCGGCAACCGGCTGACCTCCACCCTGGGCACCGCCTCGACCAGCTACACCTATGACGCGGCCGACCAGCTCACCTCGACCACCACCGGCATCGCGACCACAGCCTACGACCACGACGCCGAGGGCAACCGGACCAAGGCCGGCGCCGACACCTACACCTACGACCTGGCCGGACAGATCTCCGCCGCCACCGTCGCAGGCGCCGCCTACACCTACGACCACGACGCGAGCGGCAACCAGGTCACCACTGCCAAGGACGGCGCGGTCACCAACCGCACCCAGTGGGACCCCAACGCACCCCTGCCCATCCTGGCCACCGAGTACGACAGCGCCTGGGCCGTCAAGCAGTCCTACCGCTACGACCCCCTCGGCCAGCCCACCGCCACCAAAACGGGCGCCGGGGCGCTCTTCTACTACCACCACGACACCCAGGGCTCCCCGGTCGACGTTGCCGACAGTACCGGGACCCTCTACCAGCGCTGGGCCTACGACTCGTTCGGCACCCGCGTCCTGAACACCACCACCAGCGGGGCGCCCGCGAGCACTCCGTCGTACACCGGCGCCCGGTACGAGACCAGCACCGGCAATCTCGACCTGCACGCCCGCCAGTACGACACCGCCACCGGCCGCTTCACGCGGTCCGACCCGGCCGACAGGGACCTGTCGACGCCGTATGTCTCCGCGTACGCCTACGCCGACAACGTGCCCAGCGTGCTCACCGACCCCAGCGGTCTGACGCCCGACGACCCGAACAATGACCGAGTCGACAGCCTCGGCGAAGCGCTCGGCATCTTCGGCGACGCCTTCGTGGACGTCGCCAAGTCGCCGTTCGTGTTCCTCGGGGATTTGGAGGACGCGTTTACAGGTGAGAACGGTGGCGCGGGCGCGTTCATCGACAGGTACCTTCCCGTCCGCCCCGCCTATCGGCTGTACCGGGCCGAGTACATGCTCCGGCAGCAGGGCTGCGACGCGCTCGCCGACCTGTACGCAGAGACCGCCGACGAACTCGCCCAGCAGCTGGTCCTCACCGGGGTCGGCGGGCTGACCGGGTGGCGGCGGACCGCGGTGGCCACGGAGCGGGAGCTGCAGTCCGGCGGTTCGTCCTTCCGGCGGCCGCGCAGCGAGATGGACTTCGAGCTGGAATGGGCGGACCACGCCTATGCCGCGATCCGCGCCGACGCCCAGCTCGACCGGGTGGCGCAGACCGCGGCGTCGCACGGTTATTCTGCGGCCGATATCAATCAGATCTACAACCACCTGTTCGTCGAATCGCATCAGCTCGACGCGGGAATTCTACGATTCGACGCCAATCCGCGTATCGCCAGGGCCTGGGAACGCCTCCAGAACGGAAATCCGCATCCCAGCGATTTCGATCTGCTCGCGCATGAACTGTACGAGTCGAACTGGATGCGTCAGCACGGCGACCAGAACTATCGCCGCGCCCATCAGGCGACCTTGGACGCCGGCCGCACCTGGGACGAACATGCGCCCGCGGCGGACGGTATAGGATTCCGGTGA
- a CDS encoding IS5 family transposase (programmed frameshift) yields MGSGGWGWIVPDGLWEIARPLLPSARVRPQGGGVANIDDEAVFAAIIYVLVSGCAWRALPPCFGASKSTVHRRFVIWSRAGVWGRLHEKILQLLDERDLIDLSRAVLDSAHVRAKKGGELAGPSPVDRGKPGSRMHVLSDADGLPLRVGLSAANTHDSLALKPMLSHFHMGHESHATESKPGRLHADKAYDVPHLRRWLWGKHIGVRIARKGIESSERLGRRRWVIERTMSWLTGYRRLNHPYERKPGNYLAFLGLAAALCCYKRFLKLTMQDTL; encoded by the exons ATGGGAAGTGGAGGGTGGGGATGGATTGTTCCGGACGGACTGTGGGAGATAGCGAGGCCGTTACTGCCGTCGGCCAGAGTGCGGCCGCAGGGCGGCGGGGTCGCGAACATCGATGATGAGGCGGTCTTCGCGGCGATCATCTACGTACTGGTCAGCGGATGCGCCTGGCGGGCCCTGCCGCCGTGCTTCGGTGCGTCGAAGTCGACCGTGCACCGACGGTTCGTCATCTGGTCGAGAGCCGGGGTGTGGGGCCGGCTGCATGAGAAGATTCTGCAGCTCCTGGATGAACGGGACTTGATCGATCTGTCCCGGGCGGTCCTGGACTCCGCGCACGTGCGCGCTA AAAAAGGGGGCGAACTTGCAGGTCCGAGCCCCGTGGACCGGGGCAAGCCGGGTTCCAGGATGCACGTCCTGTCCGACGCGGACGGACTGCCCCTACGCGTCGGGCTCTCCGCGGCCAACACCCACGACAGCCTCGCGCTGAAGCCCATGCTGTCCCATTTCCACATGGGACACGAATCCCACGCGACGGAATCGAAGCCCGGCCGCCTTCACGCCGATAAGGCGTACGACGTCCCCCACCTGCGGCGATGGCTCTGGGGTAAGCACATCGGAGTCCGCATCGCCCGCAAAGGCATCGAATCCAGCGAGCGGCTCGGCCGCCGCAGATGGGTCATCGAGCGCACCATGTCCTGGCTGACCGGCTACCGCAGACTCAACCACCCCTACGAGCGGAAACCAGGCAACTACCTGGCCTTTCTCGGACTGGCAGCCGCTCTCTGCTGCTACAAACGATTCCTCAAACTGACCATGCAGGACACGCTCTAA
- the mca gene encoding mycothiol conjugate amidase Mca produces the protein MTEQLRLMAVHAHPDDESSKGAATMAKYVSEGVDVLVVTCTGGERGSILNPKLQGDAYIEKNIHEVRKKEMDEAREILGVQQEWLGFVDSGLPEGDPLPPLPEGCFALEDPQVAAGRLVAKIRAFRPQVITTYDENGGYPHPDHIMTHTISMIAFDGAADAEAFPEDEFGPVWTPRKLYYNQGFNRPRTVALHEALLARGLESPYGEWLERWKEFERVERTLTTHVPCDEFYEIRDKALIAHATQIDPEGGWFRVPMEIQREVWPTEEYELAKSLVDTSLPESDLFAGIRDNA, from the coding sequence TTGACTGAGCAGCTGCGACTGATGGCCGTTCACGCCCACCCCGACGACGAGTCGAGCAAGGGCGCGGCCACCATGGCCAAGTACGTGTCCGAGGGGGTGGACGTGCTGGTCGTGACCTGCACGGGGGGCGAGCGCGGCTCCATCCTCAACCCGAAGCTCCAGGGCGACGCGTACATCGAGAAGAACATCCACGAGGTGCGCAAGAAGGAGATGGACGAGGCCCGGGAGATCCTGGGCGTCCAGCAGGAGTGGCTCGGTTTCGTCGACTCCGGCCTCCCCGAGGGAGACCCGCTGCCGCCGCTGCCGGAGGGCTGCTTCGCGCTGGAGGACCCCCAGGTCGCGGCCGGGCGGCTGGTGGCGAAGATCCGCGCGTTCCGGCCGCAGGTCATCACCACGTACGACGAGAACGGCGGCTACCCGCACCCCGACCACATCATGACGCACACGATCTCGATGATCGCGTTCGACGGTGCGGCCGACGCGGAGGCCTTCCCGGAGGACGAGTTCGGGCCGGTCTGGACGCCGCGGAAGCTCTACTACAACCAGGGCTTCAACCGGCCGCGCACCGTCGCGCTGCACGAGGCGCTCCTGGCGCGCGGCCTGGAGTCGCCGTACGGGGAGTGGCTGGAGCGGTGGAAGGAGTTCGAGCGCGTCGAACGCACGCTGACCACGCACGTTCCCTGCGACGAGTTCTACGAGATCCGCGACAAGGCGCTGATCGCGCACGCCACGCAGATCGATCCGGAGGGCGGCTGGTTCCGCGTTCCGATGGAGATCCAGCGGGAGGTCTGGCCGACCGAGGAGTACGAGCTGGCGAAGTCTCTGGTCGATACCTCCCTCCCCGAGAGCGACCTCTTCGCGGGCATCCGCGACAATGCCTGA